One Archangium violaceum genomic window, CGTATCCGCGGGTGGCCTGCACGGTGGCACGGTGCGCGGCGGGCAGCTCTACACGTGGGGGCAGAACACGCAGGGACAGCTCGGGCTGGGCGATACCACCGCGCGCACCCTCCCCACCGTGGTGGCGGACCTCTCCCAGGTGGCCTCCATCGCCTTCAACAGCAACACCTCGCTCGCGATACGCGAGGACGGCTCGGTGTGGACGTGGGGTACCAATGCCAGCGGGCAGCTCGGACTGGGAGCTCCGCCGGTGGACGGGCAGACGCGTACTCCGGACACCCAGGCCCGCAACCGGCCCACGCAGGTGCCTGGGCTGACGGACGCGGTGTCCGGCGCGCTCGGTTTCAGCCATGCCCTCGTGCTGAAGGCCGATGGCTCCGTGGTGGCCTTCGGGAAGAACAACAACGGGCAGCTCGGGGACGGCACCACCACGGATCGCGACTACCCGGTGCGTGTGCTCGGGCTGACGGACGTGGTGAAGCTGGCGGGGGGCTCGCAGCAGTCGATGGCCCTGAAGCGGGATGGCTCGGTCTGGGCCTGGGGCAACAACGACTCCGGCAATCTGGGCCAGGGCGCCGAGGACATGGTGGCCCACCCCGAGCCCCTGCGGGTGCCGGGCCTCGACGGTGTGGTGGACATCGCCAGCGGGCGTGAACACATGCTGGCGCTGCACTCGGATGGCACCGTGTCCGCCTGGGGCCTCAACGCCAGCGGCCAGGTGGGGAACGGGGAGGGGGGCACGGGCCTCGAGGTGTATGCGCCGGTGAAGGTGGTGGGTCTGACGGACGTGGTGGCCGTCTACGCCAACTCCAACTTCAGCCTCGCGTTGAAGGCGGACGGCACCCTGTGGGGCTTCGGCCAGAACTTCAACGGGCAGCTCGGCAACGGGCAGAGCGGTAAGGAGTATCAGGCGGATCCCCTCGCGGACACGGCGGTGGTGGGGCTCTCGGAGCTGCGGGACGTCGCCGCGGGCTCCACGTTCGGGCTGGGGTTGCGCCGGGACGGACTGCTCTTCGGGTGGGGTTGGAACAGCAATGGCTCGCTCGGCAACGACGAGCTGCAGAACAACTGGAGCTTCGCCGAGCCCGTGAAGGTGAAGCTGCCATGAAGAGGTGGTTCGGCCAGGTGTTGGGCGTGGCGCTCCTCGTCCAGTCGGCGGCATGCCGTGAGGAGCCTCCGGTCCGCTGGGACGTGGTGGAGCCCGGAGAGGCCTTGTCCGGCGGCGAAGGGGGCACCGTCTCCAACGCGAGCGCACAGGCCTTCTCGCAGGCGCTGCCCGCGCTGACGCTGGAGCGGCGCTCGAGCTTCGTCTCGGGGCGGGGTGTCTTCGAGATCGATTGGGTTCCGGCGCCGGCCTCGAGCAGCCGGGCGGACCGGGATGGATTGGGCCCCGTCTTCCACGCGGTGGCGTGCCTCTCGTGCCACCCGGCCAACGGGCGGGCCGCTCCGCCGGACGAGCCCGGCTCCACGGGTGAGTCCCTGCTGGTGCGTCTGAGCATTCCAGGCACGACGCCAACGGGCGCTCCGCTCCCCGAGCCCACCTACGGAGACCAGCTCCAACCGAAGGGGATTCCGGGCGTACCGGCCGAGGCGCGCGTGGTGGTGCGTCACACGCCGCTCCCGGGCGCTTTCGCGGATGGAGAGGCCTTCACCCTCCAGTCTCCGGAGTACGTGCTGGAGGAGCTGGCCCATGGTCCGTCGCACCCGGACACGATGCTGTCGCCACGGCTCGCCCAGCCGCTGCATGGGCTCGGCCTGCTGGCGGCGGTGCCCGAGGAGACGGTGCTGGAGTGGGCGGACCCGGACGATGCGAACGGGGACGGCATCTCCGGCCGGCCGAATCATGTGTGGAGCGTGCGCCAGGGCAGGCGGGTGCTGGGGCGCTTCGGGTGGAAGGCCAACCAGCCGGACCTGGAGCAGCAGGGCGCGGGGGCCTTCCTCGGAGACATGGGACTCACCACGTCCCTCTTCCCCGCGCAGCCCTGCACCTTCGCCGAACAGGCCTGCGGTGACGCACCCCCGGGTGGAGCTCCGGAGGTGGAGGACAACCGGCTGGCGGCGCTCACCTTCTACTCGCACGTCATCGCCGTGCCGGCGCGCCGGGACGTGGACTCGCCCCGGGTGTTGCAGGGCAAGGCCGTCTTCCACCGCGTGGGGTGCGCGGGCTGTCATCGGCCCACGCTCACCACGGGCTCGCTGGAGGGCTACCCGGAGCTATCCGGGCAGAGCATCCGTCCCTATACGGACCTCCTGCTGCACGACCTGGGCGAGGCTCTCTCGGACGGGAGGCCGGACTTCGAGGCCACCGGGCGCGAGTGGCGCACCGCGCCGCTGTGGGGCATCGGGCTGACGGCCACCGTCAACGGGCACACGCGCTTTCTTCACGATGGCCGGGCGCGCTCACTGATGGAGGCCATCCTCTGGCATGGCGGCGAGGCCGAGGCCTCACGTGATGCGGTGCGGCGGCTCTCGAAGGACGAGCGTGAGGTGCTCATCACCTTCCTCGAGTCGCTGTAGCGGTCGGGACGGGCTTATAGACGCATAAATGCCCGGGCGTTATAAGCCCGCCACCATGAACGCCACCAATCACCAATTCCGCCTCGCCGCTCGTCCGGTGGGCATGCCGAAGCGCGACAACTGGAACTACACCGAGGAGCCCGTTCGCGAGCCGGCGGACGGCGAGCTGCTGGTCAAGGTTCTCTACATCTCGCTCGACCCGGCCATGCGCGGTTGGATGAACGAGGGCAAGTCCTATATCCCGCCCGTGGGCATCGGCGAGGTCATGCGCGCCGGAGGCGCGGGCCGGGTCGTCTCCAGCAAGCACCCCGGGTTCGTGGCGGGCGACTATGTCATCGGCCACTTCGGCGTGCAGGAGTACGCCCTCTCCGATGGCAAGGACGTCGCCAAGGTCGACCCGAAGGTGGCTCCGCTGCCGGTCTACCTTGGCACCCTCGGCATGCCCGGCATGACGGCCTATTTCGGCCTGCTCGACATCGGCAAGCCGAACCCGGGGGACACCGTCGTCGTTTCGGGGGCGGCCGGTGCCGTGGGCACGGTGGTCGGGCAGATCGCCAAGCTCAAGGGATGCCGCGTCGTGGGCATCGCCGGTGGGGCCGACAAGTGCCGGTACATCGTGGAGGAGCTCGGCTTCGACGCGGCCATCGACTACAAGTCCGAGGACGTCAAGGGTGCGCTGCGGACGCACTGCCCCAAGGGCGTGGACGTCTACTTCGACAACGTCGGCGGTGACATCCTCGATGCGGTGCTCACCCGGCTCGCGCGCGGCGCGCGCATCGTCATCTGCGGTGCCATCTCGCAGTACAACAACACGGGCCCGGTGAAGGGCCCGGCCAACTACATGTCCCTGCTGGTCAACCGCGCCAGCATGACGGGCATGGTGGTGTTCGACTACGCCGCGCGCTACGGCGAGGCGGCACGCGAGATGGCCGGCTGGATGGCCGCCGGCAAGCTCAAGTCGCGCGAGGACATCGTCGAGGGCCTGGAGACGTTCCCCGACACCCTGCTGAAGCTCTTCAAGGGTGAGAACACGGGCAAGCTCGTGCTCCAGGTCGCGAAGGAGTAACGGCGACTCCCGCCGAGGCACCCCACGGCATGGGCCTCGGCGGTGGGAACCGGGTGGCCCGGCTCAGCGAGCCGCGAGCGCGTCCACGTGCTGGCGCAGGGCCACTTCATTCTCCATCCGCGAGCTGAGCCCGGCGATGGGCTGCGCCGCCTCGGCGATCTTCCCTCGCGTGCGCGGACCCGCGGCCACGAGCCACGCCACGCCCAGGGCGAGCTCGGCCACCTCGGGAGCACCGCTCAACTGCGGGACGAGCGCGAGCAGCGCTTCCACCGCCTTCTTCACCTGCGCACCGTGGAGTGGGTGGCTGCTGGTGATGCCCTGGCGCAAGAGCTCCAGCAAGGCGAGCGCGGTGGCGCGGGCCTGGTGCACGGGCTCGGAACTCGTACCGGTGCCCGCCCACAGGCCGCTGGCGAGCTGCTTCTCGAGCAGCCCCACTCCGCCCGCCTCGCTCGGCGCCGCCCCCTCGCTGACGGACATGTCCGAGAGGCTCGAGGCTTCCGAGAGGCTCAGGTCGTCGTCATCTGCGAAGGAGGCGCGCTTCGCCAGGCGCTGGTCCCTGTACCTGGCCTTCTCCTTCTGCCTCTCCTCTTTCTGCCTCTCCTCGTGTCCTCCCTTGGTAGCGTCGCGGGCCCTCCCCAGGAATTCGGGCACCACGCGGTATTCGCGGCGCGAGCCGTCGCTGCTTGCCGGAGGCGGCGGTGCGGCGGGGGCGGGCGGGGTGACACGCCGGATCGGCATGAGCGGGCGCGAGATGACGGCCGCTGCTCTGGCTGGAGCCGCAGCTGGAGCCGGGACCGGGACGCCCGCGGCTGGACCGAGCGGGCGAGGCCGCAGCGCTCCTCCGCGGGTCTGCTCTTCCTTCGTGTCCGTGCCGAACATGGACCAGCCCGCGGGGGCGTGGACGGGGACGACGCGCGTCTCCGGCTGGCCCGAGGCGCGGCGCTCGCCGGTGCGCTCCTCCACCACCACGAAGGAGGTGTACGGCGTGACGAGGCCGTGCGCGAGCGCGAGCTGCACGATGCGCTCCTTGAGCGACTGGGCGCGCCGGCCCACGAGCGCGGCGTCCTGCCACGACCGAATGCGCTCGGCGGCCCATAGCTTCTCCACTGCGGGCCGGTCGCTCTCGGCGGGGAAGCTCACGGGGATGGAGAGCGAGAAGGTCTCCGCGCCCGACATGCCCTTGAGCACCACCTTGCCCGAGCCGGGCGACGTATAGCGGCCGAAGAGGCTCCACGGCGTGCCGTCCACGAGCTGCGGCGGCTCGGCGGGGGCCAGCTCCGAGGCCTCCACGCCTTCGAAGCGCACCTCCACGCCGGTGACGCGGGGCGCGAGCGCGCGGGAGAACTGGGCCACCACCTTGTCGTCGATGCGCTCGCCGGGGTGGATGAACTCCACCGCGCCACCCGTCTGACGGGCCATGTCCTCGAGCAGCACGTCACTCACGTTGGTGCCGATGCCGAAGGAGTAGATGCGCGCCGTCTTGCGTGCCCCCATCACCGCGCTGAGGATCTCGGACTCGTTGCCCACCTGGCCGTCGGTGAGCAGCACCACCACGCCCTCCGGCACGGCCCGCACCGCGGCCATCATGGGCTGGAGCAGTTCGGTGCCGCCGTGCGCGTGCAGCGAGGCCACCCACCGGTCCGCCTGCTCCAGCGTCTTCTGGGTGAAGGTCACCGGCTCCGGCGAGAAGAGGTGGAAGGAGTTCTCGAAGGCGATGATGTTGAAGCGATCTCCCTCGCGCAGGTGGCGCAGGCACAGGCGGAGCGCGCCCTGGGCCTGGGGGAGGCTCTCTCCGCCCATGGAGCCGGAGGTGTCCACGACGAACACCACCTCCTGGCGCTTGGGGCCCGCGGCCATGCCCAGCAGGTCCGGCACCACGGTGAGGGCGAAGGTGCCGGGGCCCTCGCCCTTGCGGTGGGTGACGAGCGTGGTGAGCGGGGTGCTCATGTCCTGGCCGCGGATGCTGAGGACGAGGTCTCGGTCCAAGGCCACGTTCGGCTGGGAGAGCTTCACGCGCGTGCCACTCTCGGCACGGGAGATGTCCAGCTTGTGCGAGGGGCTCTCCACCACCACCTCGCGGCCGAGTGAGATGCGCAGGTCCAACGAGAGGCCGTAGCGCGCGTCTCCCACGGGTGGAGTGATGCGATCCGCGTCGGGCACGCGATCCGTCGGTTCCTCCGAGCCGTGGGCGGTGCGGTCCCCCGTGGGGGTGCCGGGGATGTAGCGGGGCGCGACGAGGGTGGGCAGGGCCCAGCGCACGCAGCCTTCCTCCACCTGGATGGCCTGGAGGAACTCCACCTCCACGAGCGTCTCCTCGCCGGGCAGGAGGTTGCCCACCTGGGCGGTGAAGACGTTGGGGCGCTCCTGGTCCAGCAGCGCGGCGCCATGGCCGGCCGTCACCGCGTCGTCATAGGTGCGGAAGGCTTCCTCGCGCTCCTTGAGGATGCCCTGCACGCGGCGCCCGGCGCACTCCATGGAGAAGGCGGTGAGGGTGGCGTCGGAGGGCAGCGGGAAGACGTAGACGGCCTCGACGGGCTTGGACCCGGTGTTGCGGTAGCGCTGGCGCACGCGCACCCGGGCATGACCTCCGAGGAGCTCGCCGGTGACGTCCACCCCCTGAAGGGGAACCTGGGCACCACTCCGCGTGTACAGCCCTGCTTTCTCGTTCGTCATGGCTCTACCTTTCCCCAGGAGTCCTGGATGAGGGCGCGCATGCGTTCCGCGAGCGCCCGGGTTTTCTCGTCCGCCGTATCGGCGAGGTGCAGCTCCAGCCCCGGCGCGAGCTCCCAGCGGCGCCAGCTTGTCACTCCGGCAGAAGGGGAGACAGGGACCGCCTGCTTCACCGGCTCCGCCTGGGGGGCCGGTGCGGAGGACCCGGCCGTGGGGGCGGGGAGGTCGTGGGGCCCAGCCTCGGCGAGTGCCCCGAGCTCTTCGGGGCTCAGCCGGGCCAGCTCCACCTGGATGGCATCGAGCGGGAGGAACCTCGCCTGCAAGGTCCGGATGGCCTTGAGACGCAGCAGGTGCTCTTCCCCATAGACGGTGTCCGGCCCCTTGAAGGGCGGGGCGGGCAGGAGCCCGCGCTGGACGTAGTAGCGCACGGTGCGGGGGGACACGCCCACCGCCTCGGCCAGCTCCGTCAGCTTCCACTCCTTGCGTGTTTTCGTCGTGCTCACGCCCCTGACAGTAGGACTCGACAGTGGATGTGTCAAGTTGTCACTGGTTATTTGCCACTGTCATGAAATCACTGTCGGGTTCGAGGGAGGAGGGCGCGCGGCCAGGCTTGCGCCGGGCGGGGCGCGGGTGGGACAGAGGGGTGCATGGACGCGACGGGAGGCATGGACATCTCCTCCATCCGGCTCATTGGAGCGGCGGTGACGCCTGCGGTGATGGTGTCCGCGTGCGGCATCCTGGCCACGGGGTTGGACAACCAGATTGGCCGGATGACGTCGCGCACGCGGGAGATGCTGCGTGAGTGGCGCTCGCTGCCGGAGGGGCACCCGAGACGCGAGGTGCTGCGGCTGGAGGTATCCATCCTGGACCGGAGGCACCTGCTGCTGGCGAGGGCAATGGGGATGGCCTACGGGGCGCTCATTTCGTTCGTGCTGACGTCACTGCTGTACCTGACGCAGCGACGCTTCAGCGTGCCGGATGTGCTGCCCGTGGCGTCCTTCTCGGTCGGTGTGGTGCTGCTGGGGGTCATCGCGTTGTTCGCGCTGGCATCCTTGCGGCTCGGCCGGGCCGCGCTCGAGCTGGAGAAGCGCGAGATGTTCATGGGCGCGGAGCACCCGGCGCCCACCGGGGAGCGGAAGACGTGAAGCGGGGGCTCCTGTTCGGGTTGTTGCTGGTAGTGGCCTGCGCGTGTGCCCGTGGTCCGAAGGTGG contains:
- a CDS encoding NADP-dependent oxidoreductase, translating into MNATNHQFRLAARPVGMPKRDNWNYTEEPVREPADGELLVKVLYISLDPAMRGWMNEGKSYIPPVGIGEVMRAGGAGRVVSSKHPGFVAGDYVIGHFGVQEYALSDGKDVAKVDPKVAPLPVYLGTLGMPGMTAYFGLLDIGKPNPGDTVVVSGAAGAVGTVVGQIAKLKGCRVVGIAGGADKCRYIVEELGFDAAIDYKSEDVKGALRTHCPKGVDVYFDNVGGDILDAVLTRLARGARIVICGAISQYNNTGPVKGPANYMSLLVNRASMTGMVVFDYAARYGEAAREMAGWMAAGKLKSREDIVEGLETFPDTLLKLFKGENTGKLVLQVAKE
- a CDS encoding MerR family transcriptional regulator; translation: MSTTKTRKEWKLTELAEAVGVSPRTVRYYVQRGLLPAPPFKGPDTVYGEEHLLRLKAIRTLQARFLPLDAIQVELARLSPEELGALAEAGPHDLPAPTAGSSAPAPQAEPVKQAVPVSPSAGVTSWRRWELAPGLELHLADTADEKTRALAERMRALIQDSWGKVEP
- a CDS encoding di-heme oxidoredictase family protein, which produces MKRWFGQVLGVALLVQSAACREEPPVRWDVVEPGEALSGGEGGTVSNASAQAFSQALPALTLERRSSFVSGRGVFEIDWVPAPASSSRADRDGLGPVFHAVACLSCHPANGRAAPPDEPGSTGESLLVRLSIPGTTPTGAPLPEPTYGDQLQPKGIPGVPAEARVVVRHTPLPGAFADGEAFTLQSPEYVLEELAHGPSHPDTMLSPRLAQPLHGLGLLAAVPEETVLEWADPDDANGDGISGRPNHVWSVRQGRRVLGRFGWKANQPDLEQQGAGAFLGDMGLTTSLFPAQPCTFAEQACGDAPPGGAPEVEDNRLAALTFYSHVIAVPARRDVDSPRVLQGKAVFHRVGCAGCHRPTLTTGSLEGYPELSGQSIRPYTDLLLHDLGEALSDGRPDFEATGREWRTAPLWGIGLTATVNGHTRFLHDGRARSLMEAILWHGGEAEASRDAVRRLSKDEREVLITFLESL
- a CDS encoding VIT domain-containing protein, with amino-acid sequence MTNEKAGLYTRSGAQVPLQGVDVTGELLGGHARVRVRQRYRNTGSKPVEAVYVFPLPSDATLTAFSMECAGRRVQGILKEREEAFRTYDDAVTAGHGAALLDQERPNVFTAQVGNLLPGEETLVEVEFLQAIQVEEGCVRWALPTLVAPRYIPGTPTGDRTAHGSEEPTDRVPDADRITPPVGDARYGLSLDLRISLGREVVVESPSHKLDISRAESGTRVKLSQPNVALDRDLVLSIRGQDMSTPLTTLVTHRKGEGPGTFALTVVPDLLGMAAGPKRQEVVFVVDTSGSMGGESLPQAQGALRLCLRHLREGDRFNIIAFENSFHLFSPEPVTFTQKTLEQADRWVASLHAHGGTELLQPMMAAVRAVPEGVVVLLTDGQVGNESEILSAVMGARKTARIYSFGIGTNVSDVLLEDMARQTGGAVEFIHPGERIDDKVVAQFSRALAPRVTGVEVRFEGVEASELAPAEPPQLVDGTPWSLFGRYTSPGSGKVVLKGMSGAETFSLSIPVSFPAESDRPAVEKLWAAERIRSWQDAALVGRRAQSLKERIVQLALAHGLVTPYTSFVVVEERTGERRASGQPETRVVPVHAPAGWSMFGTDTKEEQTRGGALRPRPLGPAAGVPVPAPAAAPARAAAVISRPLMPIRRVTPPAPAAPPPPASSDGSRREYRVVPEFLGRARDATKGGHEERQKEERQKEKARYRDQRLAKRASFADDDDLSLSEASSLSDMSVSEGAAPSEAGGVGLLEKQLASGLWAGTGTSSEPVHQARATALALLELLRQGITSSHPLHGAQVKKAVEALLALVPQLSGAPEVAELALGVAWLVAAGPRTRGKIAEAAQPIAGLSSRMENEVALRQHVDALAAR
- a CDS encoding RCC1-like domain-containing protein, which produces MFRHTPRALLGAVLLCGCGGKPPSDLTPPSVRLDTPLEVRQRVRLTGLASDDTGVERLTWQLNGGESQVLESTEAEGGRAFSLELLSRPGANTLVVRAEDAAGNVAEASTSFQTSFAPLVSAGGLHGGTVRGGQLYTWGQNTQGQLGLGDTTARTLPTVVADLSQVASIAFNSNTSLAIREDGSVWTWGTNASGQLGLGAPPVDGQTRTPDTQARNRPTQVPGLTDAVSGALGFSHALVLKADGSVVAFGKNNNGQLGDGTTTDRDYPVRVLGLTDVVKLAGGSQQSMALKRDGSVWAWGNNDSGNLGQGAEDMVAHPEPLRVPGLDGVVDIASGREHMLALHSDGTVSAWGLNASGQVGNGEGGTGLEVYAPVKVVGLTDVVAVYANSNFSLALKADGTLWGFGQNFNGQLGNGQSGKEYQADPLADTAVVGLSELRDVAAGSTFGLGLRRDGLLFGWGWNSNGSLGNDELQNNWSFAEPVKVKLP
- a CDS encoding DUF2721 domain-containing protein, which gives rise to MDATGGMDISSIRLIGAAVTPAVMVSACGILATGLDNQIGRMTSRTREMLREWRSLPEGHPRREVLRLEVSILDRRHLLLARAMGMAYGALISFVLTSLLYLTQRRFSVPDVLPVASFSVGVVLLGVIALFALASLRLGRAALELEKREMFMGAEHPAPTGERKT